From Pedobacter indicus, a single genomic window includes:
- a CDS encoding DUF4141 domain-containing protein, giving the protein MKKAMLLVCTAFMLAVAPSAKAQWIVVDPSNLASGIINSANEIVQTSSTVSNTIKNFNEVKKVYEQGKEYYDKLKAVNNLVKDARKVQQTVLLVGDVSEMYVNNFGKMMNDPNFSPRELTAIANGYSTLLNESTELLKELKQIVSSTGLSLNDKERMDIIDRVYKEVKDYHSLVRYYTNKNISVSILRAKKQNNTQRVLELYGTAEQKYW; this is encoded by the coding sequence ATGAAGAAAGCAATGTTACTGGTGTGTACGGCATTTATGCTTGCCGTTGCACCGTCCGCAAAGGCACAGTGGATAGTGGTTGACCCGTCAAACCTTGCATCGGGTATTATCAACTCCGCAAATGAAATTGTGCAAACCTCGTCTACGGTATCTAATACCATCAAAAATTTCAATGAGGTAAAGAAAGTGTATGAACAGGGCAAGGAATACTACGACAAACTGAAAGCCGTAAACAACCTTGTAAAAGATGCCCGTAAGGTGCAACAGACGGTTTTGCTCGTGGGTGATGTGTCCGAAATGTACGTGAACAATTTCGGCAAGATGATGAACGACCCGAATTTCAGTCCACGGGAACTGACGGCAATCGCCAACGGTTATTCCACGCTCCTAAACGAGAGTACCGAACTGCTCAAAGAACTGAAACAGATTGTAAGCTCGACCGGACTTTCCTTAAATGATAAGGAACGTATGGACATCATCGACAGGGTTTACAAAGAGGTCAAGGATTACCACAGCCTTGTTCGGTATTATACCAACAAAAATATCTCCGTGAGCATTTTGAGGGCAAAAAAACAGAACAACACCCAAAGGGTGCTTGAACTGTACGGTACGGCTGAACAAAAATACTGGTAA
- a CDS encoding conjugal transfer protein TraD, whose translation METLIVICLIIVIILLLKDKVVIHKTVSREAKPEKKNPDLSDIMGLPKPVERHTLPLNATKRQSGERDGIADNFGTETYGIGLGLENPQIEGEPDEVFGSMSDFENEEDEWDEYGFEDSDNEFATGVTFDELTTVGAWLEQEVPEPALQQKAVDIVQRLQGTELFGLLENSMDGASRKIAELLDKSLSTGTDFSSPDLRKSDLEDFDIGEFV comes from the coding sequence ATGGAAACATTGATTGTAATATGCCTTATCATCGTCATCATCCTTTTGCTGAAAGATAAGGTGGTCATCCATAAGACCGTCAGCAGGGAGGCAAAGCCGGAAAAGAAAAACCCCGACCTATCGGATATTATGGGGCTTCCCAAGCCTGTGGAACGACACACGTTGCCACTGAATGCCACAAAGAGACAATCGGGCGAACGTGACGGGATAGCTGATAATTTTGGAACAGAAACCTACGGGATAGGTTTAGGATTGGAAAATCCGCAGATTGAGGGAGAGCCGGATGAAGTTTTCGGGAGTATGTCCGATTTTGAAAATGAGGAAGACGAATGGGATGAGTACGGGTTTGAGGACAGCGACAATGAGTTTGCCACAGGGGTTACCTTTGATGAACTGACAACCGTGGGGGCATGGTTGGAACAAGAAGTACCAGAGCCTGCCCTGCAACAAAAAGCGGTGGATATAGTTCAGCGATTACAGGGAACGGAATTGTTCGGTCTGCTCGAAAACTCAATGGATGGGGCTTCACGGAAGATTGCAGAGTTGTTGGACAAGAGCCTCTCCACCGGAACGGATTTCAGTTCTCCCGATTTGCGGAAAAGTGATTTGGAGGATTTCGACATCGGGGAGTTTGTCTGA
- a CDS encoding phospholipase D-like domain-containing protein — protein MKLSDLTIESIKEFISGDNDLTPRLSGSDILKIFNLIGFKDVYKYQDGGMPRSLSRNAYVLEKLYEINGSKEMVQLLQIVFDPRHFTRDTSKDIKKAVEQINSLLQQDGYRLDEFEGKYKIIGADLPDNIEVEVHFEDIEAQIVEQIRNAKFSIWVAVAWFTNKVLMREIYNKKREGVNVRLIVLDDEINTKYGFPYEKYFETKRVPKSGKYENIMHHKFCVIDLKTVVHGSYNWTTKANWNRETASVENSRELAEKYASEFISLIK, from the coding sequence ATGAAATTATCAGACTTAACAATAGAAAGCATAAAGGAATTTATATCGGGAGATAATGACCTAACACCTCGTCTTTCGGGGTCGGATATTTTAAAAATTTTTAACCTTATTGGTTTTAAGGACGTTTACAAATATCAAGATGGGGGGATGCCGAGAAGCCTAAGCCGAAATGCTTATGTTTTAGAAAAACTATATGAAATAAATGGAAGTAAAGAAATGGTTCAACTACTGCAAATTGTTTTTGACCCAAGACATTTCACAAGAGATACGAGTAAGGATATAAAAAAAGCTGTTGAACAAATCAATTCCCTGTTGCAACAAGACGGTTATAGGCTTGACGAGTTTGAGGGTAAATACAAAATAATAGGCGCAGATTTACCGGATAACATAGAAGTTGAAGTTCATTTTGAAGATATAGAAGCACAAATTGTCGAGCAAATCCGAAATGCCAAATTCTCTATTTGGGTAGCAGTTGCATGGTTTACAAATAAAGTCTTAATGAGAGAGATTTATAATAAGAAGCGTGAGGGAGTAAACGTTCGCTTAATAGTGTTGGATGATGAAATTAACACAAAATATGGATTTCCTTATGAGAAATATTTTGAAACCAAAAGAGTACCTAAAAGTGGGAAATATGAAAATATAATGCACCATAAATTCTGCGTAATTGACTTAAAAACGGTTGTTCATGGCTCATACAACTGGACAACTAAAGCGAACTGGAACAGAGAGACAGCAAGTGTTGAAAATAGTCGTGAGTTGGCAGAGAAATATGCGAGCGAATTTATCAGTCTTATTAAATAG
- the traJ gene encoding conjugative transposon protein TraJ codes for MEWNNLHELLRSLYDEMLPLSADMATVAKGIAGLGALFYVALKVWQALSRAEPIDVFPLLRPFAIGLAIMFFPTIVLGTINAVMSPVVKGTHAMLENQVLDLNQLQQQKDQLEREAMLRNPETAYLVSDEEFDKKLDELRWSPSDLATMSGMYLDRQAYKIEKAIKEWFRNLLEILFQASALVIDTIRTFFLIVLSILGPIAFAISVWDGFQSTLTQWLTRYISVYLWLPISDMFSSILAKIQSLILERDIEMLADPTYIPDTSNTVYIIFMLIGIVGYFTIPTVAGWVIQAGGAGNFMRNVNQTASKTGNIAGAGTGAVAGNIGGRLMNK; via the coding sequence ATGGAATGGAACAATCTTCACGAACTCCTGCGCTCGCTGTACGATGAGATGCTCCCACTGTCCGCCGATATGGCGACAGTGGCAAAGGGCATCGCCGGATTGGGTGCACTGTTCTACGTAGCACTGAAAGTGTGGCAGGCATTGAGCCGTGCTGAACCGATAGACGTGTTTCCGCTCCTGCGACCGTTCGCCATCGGGCTTGCCATTATGTTCTTCCCGACCATCGTATTGGGAACTATCAATGCCGTAATGTCTCCGGTGGTAAAAGGCACACACGCCATGCTCGAAAATCAGGTGCTTGACCTCAACCAGTTGCAACAGCAAAAAGACCAGTTAGAACGGGAAGCCATGCTCCGCAATCCCGAAACCGCTTACCTCGTAAGCGATGAGGAATTTGATAAGAAACTGGACGAATTGAGATGGTCGCCGTCCGATTTAGCTACCATGTCGGGAATGTACCTTGACCGACAAGCCTATAAGATAGAAAAAGCCATAAAGGAATGGTTTCGCAACCTTTTGGAGATACTTTTCCAAGCATCGGCACTGGTCATAGATACCATACGGACGTTCTTTCTTATCGTGCTGTCCATACTCGGGCCGATAGCCTTTGCGATAAGTGTATGGGATGGTTTTCAGTCCACACTTACGCAATGGCTGACCCGATATATCAGCGTGTACCTATGGTTGCCCATATCCGATATGTTCAGCTCCATACTTGCGAAAATACAATCGCTTATACTGGAACGGGATATTGAAATGCTTGCCGACCCTACGTATATCCCCGACACATCCAACACGGTGTATATCATCTTCATGCTGATTGGGATTGTGGGCTACTTCACCATTCCAACGGTGGCAGGTTGGGTTATCCAAGCCGGAGGCGCAGGGAACTTCATGCGCAACGTCAATCAGACTGCATCGAAAACCGGAAACATCGCCGGAGCCGGAACGGGGGCAGTGGCAGGCAATATCGGTGGCAGATTAATGAACAAATAA
- a CDS encoding DUF3408 domain-containing protein: MKKTQQKQQEKILRKAHYQTAFLRPTGVVARCGKSVYISPDFHKKLSRIVFLLGEGKITLSDYLHSVLKHHFEEFGDEIKIIYADKQKPIL; encoded by the coding sequence ATGAAAAAGACACAGCAAAAACAACAGGAAAAGATACTGCGCAAAGCCCATTATCAAACGGCATTTTTAAGACCGACAGGGGTTGTGGCAAGGTGCGGAAAATCGGTCTACATAAGCCCCGATTTCCACAAGAAATTATCCCGTATCGTCTTTCTGCTCGGAGAGGGAAAAATCACTCTTTCCGATTACCTGCACAGTGTATTGAAACACCACTTTGAGGAGTTCGGAGACGAAATAAAGATTATCTACGCCGACAAGCAAAAGCCAATCTTATAG
- a CDS encoding DUF4134 domain-containing protein translates to MEKQSKKVLLTGVAFLSAFGVFAQGNGSAGIQEATQMVTSYFDPATQLIYAIGAVVGLIGGVKVYNKFSSGDPDTSKTAASWFGACIFLIVAATILRSFFL, encoded by the coding sequence ATGGAAAAACAAAGCAAAAAAGTGTTGCTGACAGGCGTTGCGTTCCTGTCGGCATTCGGTGTGTTCGCACAGGGCAACGGCTCGGCAGGCATCCAAGAAGCCACGCAGATGGTAACGAGTTACTTCGACCCTGCAACCCAATTAATCTATGCGATTGGTGCGGTGGTCGGGCTAATCGGAGGCGTTAAGGTGTACAACAAATTTAGTAGCGGTGACCCCGATACAAGCAAGACTGCGGCGTCGTGGTTTGGGGCTTGTATCTTCCTCATCGTAGCGGCGACCATTCTCCGCTCATTCTTCCTTTAA
- the traN gene encoding conjugative transposon protein TraN has translation MKALFKSLMAMVCLTAFITGANAQQVASNTTKLSMGKVEPYEMQVTYSKTSHLIFPSAIRYVDLGSEYLIAGKADDAENVLRIKASVRDFDEETNFSVITDDGQFYNFNVFYSPYPATLNYDLLTMQKVSNRKNGNDVLFEELGGNSPSLAGLLMETIYKKNKRIVKHIGAKSYGIQFLLKGIYVHNGKFYFHTELRNKSNVPFNIDFVNFKVVDKKVAKRTVVQEKAMNPLRMYKTLGEITGNSTDQNVFLLDQFTITDDKVLVIEIFEKNGGRQQVLQVENSDLVHAKLISDMHLKIN, from the coding sequence ATGAAAGCATTATTTAAGAGCCTCATGGCAATGGTCTGTTTAACAGCCTTTATTACAGGAGCGAATGCACAACAAGTTGCATCCAATACCACAAAATTAAGCATGGGTAAGGTTGAGCCTTACGAAATGCAAGTGACGTACAGCAAGACCTCGCACCTCATATTCCCGTCCGCAATCCGCTATGTGGATTTGGGCAGTGAGTACCTTATTGCAGGTAAAGCCGATGATGCGGAAAATGTACTGCGCATTAAGGCAAGCGTAAGGGATTTTGACGAGGAAACCAATTTTTCGGTCATCACGGATGATGGTCAGTTTTATAATTTCAACGTTTTTTACAGTCCTTATCCCGCAACACTGAATTATGATTTGCTGACCATGCAAAAGGTATCGAACAGGAAAAACGGCAACGATGTTCTGTTTGAGGAACTGGGAGGCAATTCTCCGTCACTGGCGGGCTTGCTCATGGAAACGATTTACAAAAAGAACAAAAGAATTGTAAAGCATATCGGGGCAAAAAGCTACGGCATACAATTCCTGCTGAAAGGTATTTATGTTCACAACGGAAAATTCTATTTCCATACGGAACTGCGTAACAAAAGCAATGTACCGTTCAACATTGACTTTGTGAATTTCAAGGTAGTGGACAAAAAAGTCGCCAAGCGTACCGTGGTGCAGGAAAAGGCAATGAACCCGTTGCGGATGTATAAAACGCTCGGTGAAATTACGGGTAACAGCACCGACCAAAACGTGTTCCTGCTTGACCAGTTTACCATCACGGATGACAAGGTACTCGTGATTGAAATCTTTGAAAAGAACGGTGGCAGGCAACAGGTGTTGCAGGTGGAAAACTCCGACCTCGTACACGCCAAACTGATAAGCGATATGCACCTAAAGATTAATTAA
- a CDS encoding TIGR02391 family protein, translated as MANIKRPMFEAHVLEGLCRAIGDTTDGLTGSEIGQILLNSNIPDVDPQNTKWRRLYSAFASWQNQHQCSNHILRFIKDTLQPVRYIGKEEVFHNRRLEVNKRLAFIGTELTEEGNLRLVEKAKTIADAEQRASRLKHKLESRNVHLAVFEYCRAELLLENYFHSVFEATKSIADRLRKMTGLYADGNALVETAFSTTNPLIKINNLVTETDRSEHIGLCNLIKGIFGLIRNPTAHQPKIKFEISEEEALDILNTISYAHKRLDKAL; from the coding sequence ATGGCAAATATTAAACGTCCAATGTTTGAAGCTCATGTACTGGAGGGATTGTGCAGGGCAATTGGAGATACAACAGATGGTTTAACAGGTTCTGAAATAGGACAAATCCTTTTAAATTCTAATATTCCTGATGTTGACCCCCAAAATACAAAATGGAGAAGATTATATTCCGCATTTGCAAGTTGGCAAAATCAACACCAATGCTCAAACCATATATTACGGTTTATCAAAGATACTTTACAACCTGTGAGGTATATTGGTAAAGAAGAGGTTTTTCATAATCGCAGATTAGAAGTGAATAAACGTTTAGCTTTTATAGGTACTGAATTAACAGAAGAGGGCAACCTTAGATTAGTTGAAAAAGCCAAAACAATTGCCGATGCCGAACAAAGAGCCAGTCGTTTAAAGCATAAATTAGAAAGCAGAAATGTTCATTTAGCCGTTTTTGAATATTGTCGGGCTGAATTATTACTTGAAAATTATTTTCATTCCGTTTTTGAAGCGACCAAAAGTATCGCTGACCGTTTAAGGAAGATGACGGGATTATATGCGGACGGTAACGCTTTGGTAGAAACTGCATTCTCCACTACTAACCCTTTGATTAAAATCAACAACTTAGTAACAGAAACGGATAGAAGTGAGCATATTGGATTATGTAATTTAATCAAAGGTATTTTTGGTTTAATAAGAAACCCTACCGCCCATCAACCTAAAATTAAATTTGAAATCAGCGAAGAAGAAGCTCTTGATATTTTAAATACTATTTCATACGCACATAAGCGTTTGGATAAAGCATTATAA
- the traM gene encoding conjugative transposon protein TraM — protein sequence MKDSENKVSFLVEDGDPKNGMDAPQDGAQNKAEKLKKPIIFALMGVVFFGCMYLIFKPSSDKQKVEDIGLNDVVPQATDAGLQSDKQKAYEQEMLEQKIEEKRNALLSLSDYWSEDSTADPEVEQLDEGYEDGYAYGGGTRRNSNPALNSYRSAQNTLTSFYDNNDYETQELRRQVEELKEQLAEKDVPPTTTVEDQLALMEKSYEMASRYLPKAPEQTGNADTTVSAKSASQKEYFVAFNPVRKNTVSALYREPTDSAFLANWNETRNRGFYTAGISEQDIQPKNSIKAVVQETQTVTGESGVRLRLLETAQTPVRSIPAGTVLTANAKFQGGRLQLKVTSIEFEGNIIPVDITVYDVDGQQGLYVPYSPEMNALSEIASNMSQTSGTSIMMTRSAGQQMAGDLSRGVVQGVSGYFSKKVRTPKVTVKAGHQLFLVSKN from the coding sequence ATGAAAGACAGTGAAAACAAAGTAAGTTTTTTGGTCGAAGATGGCGACCCGAAAAACGGAATGGATGCACCCCAAGACGGTGCGCAGAACAAAGCCGAAAAGTTAAAAAAGCCCATCATTTTTGCCCTTATGGGCGTGGTGTTCTTCGGCTGTATGTATTTAATCTTCAAACCATCTTCCGACAAGCAAAAGGTTGAGGATATTGGTCTGAACGATGTCGTACCGCAGGCTACCGATGCAGGGCTTCAATCCGACAAGCAAAAGGCTTATGAACAGGAAATGCTCGAACAGAAAATAGAGGAAAAGCGCAATGCGCTCCTGTCATTATCCGACTATTGGAGCGAGGACAGTACCGCCGATCCGGAAGTGGAGCAACTGGATGAGGGCTACGAAGACGGCTACGCTTACGGCGGTGGTACACGCAGGAACAGCAACCCTGCTCTGAACAGTTACCGCAGTGCGCAAAATACGCTGACCTCGTTCTACGACAACAACGATTACGAAACGCAGGAACTTCGCAGACAGGTTGAGGAATTGAAAGAGCAACTGGCCGAAAAGGACGTACCGCCTACAACGACCGTGGAAGACCAACTGGCTTTGATGGAAAAGTCATACGAAATGGCTTCCCGTTACTTGCCAAAGGCTCCAGAACAAACAGGTAATGCTGATACAACAGTTTCGGCAAAGAGTGCTTCGCAAAAAGAATATTTTGTGGCATTCAATCCCGTAAGGAAAAATACGGTGTCCGCATTGTACCGTGAACCGACCGACAGTGCTTTTTTGGCAAACTGGAACGAAACCCGAAACCGTGGTTTTTATACGGCAGGTATTTCGGAACAGGACATACAACCGAAAAACAGTATCAAGGCGGTAGTACAGGAAACACAGACCGTGACAGGCGAAAGCGGTGTGCGCTTACGCTTGTTGGAAACGGCGCAAACTCCCGTCCGTTCCATTCCGGCAGGAACGGTATTGACGGCAAATGCCAAGTTCCAAGGTGGCAGGTTGCAATTAAAGGTAACATCCATCGAATTTGAGGGCAACATTATTCCGGTTGATATAACCGTGTATGATGTGGACGGACAGCAAGGACTATATGTACCATATTCCCCCGAAATGAATGCTCTTAGCGAGATTGCCTCCAACATGAGCCAAACCTCCGGCACTTCTATTATGATGACACGCTCGGCAGGGCAACAGATGGCAGGTGACCTTTCCCGTGGTGTGGTTCAGGGCGTATCTGGCTACTTCTCAAAGAAAGTAAGGACACCGAAAGTGACCGTGAAAGCCGGTCATCAGCTATTCCTCGTTTCAAAAAACTAA
- a CDS encoding DUF4133 domain-containing protein produces MSNYNINKGIGRTVEFKGLKAQYLFIFAGGLLGVLVLVMIMYMAGVNSYVCLLVGAGGASLIVWQTFALNGKYGEYGLMKVGAKKRHPKYIICRRAVHRYLKCTPKSNAL; encoded by the coding sequence ATGAGCAATTACAATATCAATAAAGGTATCGGTAGGACGGTCGAGTTCAAAGGGCTGAAAGCACAGTACCTGTTCATCTTCGCCGGAGGCTTGCTCGGTGTGCTTGTCCTCGTCATGATTATGTACATGGCAGGCGTAAACTCCTACGTGTGCCTGCTTGTCGGGGCAGGCGGAGCATCGCTCATCGTTTGGCAAACATTCGCATTGAACGGCAAATACGGCGAATACGGATTGATGAAAGTCGGGGCAAAGAAAAGGCATCCGAAATACATCATCTGTCGCAGAGCCGTACACCGCTATCTGAAATGCACCCCTAAATCCAATGCCCTATGA
- the traK gene encoding conjugative transposon protein TraK produces the protein MEFKTLRNIENSFRQIRLYAIVFAVLCTTVTGLNVWKAYQFAEAQRQKIYVLDNGKSLMLALSQDASINRPVEAREHVKRFHELFFTLAPDKNAIESNMKRAFNLADKSAFDYYKDLSEKGYYNRIISGNVQQRIEVDSVVCNFDTYPYAVRTYAKQFIIRPSNVTKRSLVTSCLLLNSVKSDNNPQGFNIEKFAVLENRDVEIINR, from the coding sequence ATGGAATTTAAAACATTAAGAAACATAGAAAACAGCTTTAGGCAAATACGGCTGTACGCCATTGTATTTGCCGTACTCTGTACCACCGTGACAGGCTTGAACGTATGGAAAGCCTACCAGTTTGCGGAGGCGCAACGCCAAAAAATATATGTACTGGACAACGGCAAATCATTGATGTTGGCACTGTCACAGGATGCAAGCATCAACAGACCTGTTGAGGCAAGGGAACACGTTAAGCGTTTCCATGAACTGTTCTTTACGCTTGCACCCGATAAGAACGCTATCGAAAGCAACATGAAAAGGGCGTTTAACCTTGCCGACAAAAGTGCCTTTGACTATTACAAAGACCTTTCGGAAAAAGGTTACTACAACCGTATCATTTCGGGCAACGTGCAACAGCGTATCGAAGTGGACAGCGTGGTCTGCAACTTCGATACTTATCCGTATGCGGTAAGAACGTATGCCAAACAGTTTATCATCCGTCCAAGCAATGTGACCAAACGAAGTTTAGTCACCTCATGCCTATTGTTAAACTCGGTCAAGTCCGACAACAATCCGCAGGGTTTCAATATCGAAAAATTTGCCGTGTTGGAAAACAGGGATGTAGAAATCATAAACCGCTAA
- a CDS encoding TraG family conjugative transposon ATPase produces the protein MRNKGKATTLESKFPLLAVEHNCIISKDADITACFRVHLPELFTVASAEYDAIHSAWHKAIKTLPDYTIVHKQDWYIKENYAPDIAQEDQSFLAKSYQQHFNERPFLNHYCYLFLTKTTKERMRMQSNFSSLCRGVLIPKEIRDKETVRRFMETVAQFERIINDSGFVKLERLSEDDIIGTDGTQGLLEQYLTLSREAGTPMQDIALGSEDVRIGNKRLCLHTLSDTDDLPNTVSANTRYEKLSTDRSDCLLSFASPVGLLLSCNHIYNQYLFLDNSDENLRKFEKSARNMHSLARYSRANQINKEWIERYLNEAHSFGLSSVRAHFNVMAWSDDPSELKQLKNDTGSALALMECKPRHNTVDVATLYWAGMAGNAGDFPAEESFYTFIEPALCFFTEETNYQNSVSPFGIKMADRLTGKPIHLDISDLPMKKGIITNRNKFILGPSGSGKSFFTNHMVRQYYEQGAHVLLVDTGNSYQGLCELIKGKTKGKDGVYFTYTEDNPIAFNPFYTDDGIFDIEKRESIKTLILTLWKRDDEPPTRSEEVALSNAVSGYIERVKQSGEYPSFNGFYEYVRGDYKSVLEEKQVREKDFDVAGFLNVLEPYYRGGEYDYLLNSDKQLDLLSKRFIVFEIDAIKDHKILFPIVTIIIMEVFINKMRRLKGVRKMILIEEAWKAIAKEGMAEYIKYLFKTVRKFFGEAIVVTQEVDDIIQSPVVKESIINNSDCKILLDQRKYMNKFDDIQAMLGLTEKEKSQILSINMNNDPSRLYKEVWIGLGGTHSAVYATEVSLEEYLAYTTEETEKMEVMQLASELDGNVELAIKRIAQQRRENANSY, from the coding sequence ATGAGAAACAAAGGAAAAGCCACAACGTTGGAAAGCAAGTTTCCATTACTGGCGGTGGAACACAACTGTATCATTTCAAAGGATGCAGACATCACAGCTTGCTTTCGGGTACACCTGCCGGAACTGTTCACGGTAGCATCGGCAGAGTACGATGCCATTCATTCGGCTTGGCACAAGGCTATCAAGACCTTGCCGGACTATACCATTGTCCACAAACAGGATTGGTACATCAAGGAAAATTATGCGCCGGATATTGCACAGGAAGACCAAAGTTTCCTTGCGAAATCCTATCAGCAACATTTCAACGAACGTCCTTTTTTAAACCATTACTGCTATCTCTTTTTGACCAAGACGACCAAAGAGCGGATGCGGATGCAGAGCAACTTTAGTTCGCTTTGCAGAGGTGTACTTATCCCGAAAGAAATTAGGGATAAAGAAACCGTCCGCCGTTTCATGGAGACGGTTGCACAGTTTGAGCGGATTATCAATGATAGCGGTTTTGTGAAACTGGAACGCTTGTCCGAGGATGACATCATCGGCACAGACGGCACACAGGGTTTGCTCGAACAGTACCTTACCCTGTCGAGGGAAGCCGGAACGCCCATGCAGGATATAGCTTTGGGCAGTGAGGATGTGCGTATCGGCAACAAAAGGCTGTGCCTGCACACCCTGTCCGATACGGACGATTTGCCCAACACGGTATCGGCAAATACGAGGTATGAAAAGCTGTCCACGGACAGGAGCGATTGCCTGTTGTCCTTTGCCTCTCCGGTCGGCTTGCTCCTTAGCTGTAACCACATCTACAATCAATATCTGTTTTTGGATAACAGCGATGAGAACCTGCGCAAGTTTGAAAAGTCAGCCCGTAATATGCACTCACTGGCAAGGTATAGCCGTGCCAATCAGATTAACAAAGAGTGGATTGAAAGGTATCTGAACGAAGCGCACAGCTTCGGGCTTTCCTCCGTCCGTGCGCACTTCAATGTGATGGCGTGGTCGGATGACCCAAGTGAACTCAAACAGCTAAAGAACGACACGGGCAGTGCGCTCGCTTTGATGGAATGCAAACCGAGGCATAACACGGTGGATGTTGCCACGCTGTATTGGGCAGGCATGGCAGGCAATGCAGGCGACTTTCCGGCAGAGGAAAGTTTCTATACGTTCATCGAACCTGCATTGTGCTTCTTCACCGAGGAAACCAATTACCAAAATTCGGTATCACCTTTCGGCATCAAGATGGCGGACAGGCTCACGGGAAAGCCTATCCATTTGGACATTTCCGACCTGCCCATGAAAAAAGGCATAATCACGAACCGCAACAAATTTATTTTGGGGCCATCGGGTTCGGGTAAGTCTTTTTTCACCAATCACATGGTACGGCAATACTACGAACAGGGCGCACACGTCCTGCTCGTGGACACCGGAAATTCCTATCAAGGATTGTGCGAGTTGATTAAGGGCAAGACCAAAGGCAAAGATGGTGTTTATTTTACCTATACCGAGGATAACCCCATCGCCTTTAATCCGTTCTACACGGACGATGGCATTTTCGACATCGAGAAAAGGGAAAGTATCAAGACTTTGATACTGACTTTGTGGAAGCGTGACGATGAACCGCCGACCCGTTCGGAGGAAGTGGCGTTGTCCAACGCCGTGAGCGGTTACATCGAGCGTGTCAAGCAAAGCGGTGAATATCCCTCTTTCAATGGATTTTACGAGTATGTACGGGGTGACTACAAAAGTGTACTGGAAGAAAAACAGGTAAGGGAAAAAGACTTTGACGTTGCAGGTTTCCTAAATGTATTAGAGCCTTACTATCGTGGTGGCGAGTACGATTACCTGCTCAATTCAGACAAGCAACTTGACCTGCTTTCCAAACGCTTTATCGTGTTTGAAATTGATGCGATTAAAGACCACAAAATCCTCTTTCCCATAGTGACCATCATCATTATGGAAGTATTCATCAACAAGATGCGCAGGCTCAAAGGTGTGCGCAAAATGATACTGATTGAGGAAGCGTGGAAAGCCATCGCCAAAGAGGGAATGGCGGAGTACATCAAGTATCTTTTTAAGACTGTAAGAAAATTTTTTGGAGAGGCGATAGTCGTCACACAAGAGGTCGATGACATCATCCAGTCACCCGTGGTCAAGGAAAGTATCATCAACAATTCCGACTGTAAAATCCTCTTAGACCAACGCAAGTACATGAACAAGTTTGACGACATCCAAGCGATGCTCGGACTGACGGAAAAGGAAAAATCCCAAATCCTTTCCATCAACATGAACAACGACCCGTCAAGGCTTTACAAAGAGGTGTGGATTGGGCTTGGCGGTACGCATTCCGCCGTGTATGCCACAGAGGTTTCGCTCGAAGAATACTTAGCCTACACCACGGAGGAAACCGAAAAAATGGAGGTCATGCAACTGGCTTCCGAACTGGATGGCAATGTGGAACTGGCGATAAAGCGCATTGCCCAACAAAGGCGTGAGAACGCAAATAGTTATTAA
- a CDS encoding nitrogen regulatory IIA protein yields MKNLRTTINNWFDKLDGQWRAMPVEKQHRYTLLLFSVYALLSIIVLLKVCYDVAQPDNTLTIEHIENPINRQNKSSVSPQDSINTILKRKMYERQ; encoded by the coding sequence ATGAAAAATCTAAGAACGACAATCAATAATTGGTTTGACAAACTCGATGGACAGTGGCGAGCGATGCCTGTTGAAAAACAGCACCGCTATACGCTACTGCTCTTTTCGGTCTATGCGCTATTGTCCATTATCGTACTGTTAAAAGTATGCTACGATGTAGCACAGCCCGATAATACCCTAACGATAGAACATATCGAAAACCCGATTAACAGGCAAAACAAATCCTCGGTTTCTCCGCAGGACAGTATTAACACAATCTTAAAACGTAAAATGTATGAAAGACAGTGA